The Bacillota bacterium genomic interval CTCGTGGAGGCAGACGGGGATGAGTTCCCACTCGGTGGAGCGGTCCAGGAGGTTGTAAAGGGGCTGGAGGCTGACGAAGCGTTCCCAGGAGTGGGAGCGCGCCACGTCGATGGCCTTTTGCAGCTGCCAGCCGCTGTAGTTGCTGGCACCCAGGTAGCGGACCTTGCCCTGGCGCACCACGTGGTCGAGGGTCGAGAGGGTCTCCTCGAGGGGCGTGGCGGGATCCCAGCAGTGCACCTGGTAGAGGTCGACATAGTCGGTGCCGAGGCGGCGCAGGCTCGCGTCGAGGGCCTGGATGATGTGCTTGCGGCCCAGGCCGGCGTCGTTGGGGCCGCCGCCCATGGGGAAGCGCACCTTGGTGGCGATCACGTAGTCGTCGCGGCGCTTGCCCCTGAGCCACCGGCCAAGGATCTCCTCGGAGACGCCCCCTGCGTAGACGTTGGCCGTGTCGATGAAGTTGCCGCCAGCTTCGGCGAAACGGTCGAGCATGCGGATGCTCTCGTCTTCGGACGCTTCGCGGCCGAAGGTCATGGTGCCCAGGCAGAGCTCGCTCACCTTGAGGCCGGTGCGTCCAAGAAAGCGGTAGTTCATCGGCTCTTTACCCCCCGATGTGGCGTGATGCGACCGCCCATGGGGCCGGCGGCGGCGCCTGGCCCGGCTCCGTGCCGGCCATACGTGTGGAAGCGATCTACGTCATTTTGTCTCGAACGGGTACGAGCCGTCCAGAGGTGGAGGCGTAATGATCGGTTTCATCGAAACAACGAAGCAGCATCAGGCTGCCATCCGACCACGGGGTAGGTGGACCGGAGTGTTGGAGATCCCACGTCCCGCGCTTCCCCCGCCCTGGGATGCCTTGTTGGGCCCGGGGCGTCGCCTACCTCCGACGTCCCTGCCCCGCTCGCAGCTCGGGCCGCCCACAGCGAACGCGGATCGGTAGTTGATGCTACGAAGATGGGGGCTGATGGCCCTGAGGGGAGTTACGATTCGGCCGGTACAGGAAGCCGACTTCCGGGAGCTTACCGTCCTGGTTCGGGAGTTTCACGAGTTTCATGTCCGTGCGGTGCCCGACCACCTCAAGTACGCTACGGAGGCGGAGCACGAGGCCGCCCTGCGTGAGGGGCTAAAGAGTATCCTCGGCAACGGGCGGGCGCGCCTTCTGGTCGCCTGCGTGGACGGCCACGTGGTGGGCTTCGTTGAGGCCTACGTCCACGAAACAGAGCCCAGCCCGTTCGTTGTTCAACGGCGCTGGGGTCTCGTGCAGAGCCTGATGGTTTTGCCGGCCTTCCGGGGAATGGGAATCGGGACGCTCCTTATGGAGCACGCCCACCGGTGGTTGCGAGAACAGGCCGCGACCGAGGTGAGGGTCGACGTGTGGGAGTTTGAAGATGGACCTCTGGGGTTTTACGAGAGACTTGGCTATCGCACGCTCCGGCGAACGCTGGTGAGGGGTCTCTAGCAATCGCGGGGAAGCGGGACCGTGACACCTGTCGGCATCGTCACCAGAGGCGTTGGCAGTGGGGCGCCCTACGCCCCTGTTGCAGGGCGTCCGATCGGGAGGATGTAGAGCGGCTCTTCCGGGATGCCCAGAATCCGGCGAACGGCTTCGTCGTCGAACGCCCCGACCGCCACCGTGCCCAGCCCCAGCGCCTCAGCCTGCAGGTAGACGTTCTGGCAGGCGTGCCCGGCCTCCATGAACACGTAGCGCACTCCCCGCCGACCGTAGCGCTCGGTCGTGCGCTCGGGGACGGCAGCGACCACCAGCGTCGCCGACGCGGCCGCGACGAACTCCTGGGCGAGCGCTGCCCTTGCCAGCTGGGCTCGTATATCTCCCGAGCGGAGCGGTTCGAGCGCGTGGGACGCCGGCCGGTAGCGGTACGAACCGGCCGGGATACCCGTCACTTTACCTGCGACGGCCACGATCTCCAGGGGGAAGGTGGCGCCGGCGGACGGGACCGTGTGGCGGCCCTCCGAAGGGTCGACCACGCCGTAGGCCGCCCACAGGAGCTGCGAAAGCGCTTCGACGGGTATCGCCTCGTCGCGGAACTCCCGCACCGACCGGCGCCGCGCCAGCACGGTTTCCAGGCTCATCGAGCCCTCCGTTCGAGGCGGTGGCAGTTGCACGGCCTCGCTCACCTCCACAAGGCGGGGTGCCAGAGGGACTTCACTCGCTCCCTTATCATCCCACTTGCAGGGCGGCCTTCATCACTGCCGCCTTCCGAACGTCCTCCAGGGCCTGGTTGACAGCCTCCAGCGGGTACGGCCGCACCAGGCGGGACAGGTCGAAGCGGCGGCGGAGTTGCTGGAGGGACCTTACGTACTCGACGTAGTGGGCCTCCGAAAGCCCCCAGGACCCGAGCACCTTCAATTGCTTGCGGGTAATCCAGTGCGGGTTTATGGGCACCGTCCCGTGGTCCGTGTAGTGGCCCAGCACCAGGTACCTGCCGCTGGCTCGCACCATCTGCAGCCCTTCGGCGACCGCCTCCGGCAGCCCCACGCATTCGACGACCACGTCGGCGCCCCGGCCCTGTTCCGTCTCGGCCAGCACCCGCCGCACCCGCTCCGCGGGGTCGGTCACCTCGAAGATGTTGACGTGAACGTCTCCCACGCCGAGTTGCCGGGCCAGCTCCAGCCGGCCTGCGGGCCCGCCCACGAGGATGACCTTGCTCGCCCCGGCCAGGTGGGCGAACATGGCCGCCGCCATCCCCACCGGCCCGCTGCCCTGCACTACCACCACCTCGCCGAGCGCAACGCCGGTCACGTGCAGCAGGCCGTGGACGACGGTCGGTCCGGCGCAACCCAGCGAGATGACGTCGGCCGGCGTTACGTCGGGCGGGATGCGCACCAGGGTGGAGCCCGGTTGCAGGTAGGTCAGCTCCGCCCATGACCCGGAGAGCCCGGGCCACCGGTCCGCCGGCTGGTTGATCCCGTAGATCCGCCGCTGGGGGCACAGCGTGCGCTCTTGCAGCGTAAGGCACCAGTAGCACCGGCCGCACGCGATGCTCGAGGCCCAGCCCACCCGGTCGCCGGGGTGCAGCGGGTTGCCCAGCGCGTCGTGGGTCAGCCCCTCGCCCAGGGCGACGACCTCGCCCACGCCTTCGTGTCCCAGCACCAGCGGGGTGGGGATGGTAAGGTGCCCGCCGGCAAGGTGCACGTCGGTTCCGCAAATGCCGCCATGAATCACCCTGACCAGTGCGGCTCCCGGCACCAGCTCCGGCACGTCAAGTTCACGGATTGCCAGGGGCTGGCCGAAGTCCTTCAAGACGGCTGCCTTCGCTCGGGCTGCCATGCATTCGCCCCCCTCTCGTCCAGACGGCCGGGCGGCTTTGAGTCCGGCAGAACGCCGCGCCCGCTTCCAGCGCCAGTTTGTCACCCCGATCCTTCGCTCGGGCGTTCCGCCCCGCCCTTGGCCTTGAACAGCCCCAGCACGTTGCCGCTGGGGTCATGGAACAGCGCGTACCACCCCACGTCCGGGATTTCGGTCTCGGGAACGACGGTCTTCCCGCCGAGCGCCTTGACCCTGGCCAGCGTGCCGGGGATGTCGTCCGTGGAGACGTAGACCACGACGTCCCCGGGCTTCCAGCGCCCACCCACCGGGTTGAAGCCGCCGCCTGGGCCGGACGGAGGCGTGAACAGGGCGTAATCAGAGCCCCAAGGTTGCGTCTTCCATCCGAACAGCGCCCGGTAAAACGCCTGGCTGTCGGCAAGGTTCGTCGATGACAGTTCGACGTGGACGATCACGTGGTTGGCCATGAGCGAGCCCCCTGTTGGAGTCGTTCTAAGCCGAGCATTGACGCTCCCG includes:
- a CDS encoding aldo/keto reductase, yielding MNYRFLGRTGLKVSELCLGTMTFGREASEDESIRMLDRFAEAGGNFIDTANVYAGGVSEEILGRWLRGKRRDDYVIATKVRFPMGGGPNDAGLGRKHIIQALDASLRRLGTDYVDLYQVHCWDPATPLEETLSTLDHVVRQGKVRYLGASNYSGWQLQKAIDVARSHSWERFVSLQPLYNLLDRSTEWELIPVCLHEGLGVIPWSPLRGGWLTGKFRRGMTAPPPGTRIEEAHRRGWSESWVRYANERTWRVVDALVEVAEEVGRTPSQVALNWLLQKPGVTAPIIGARSLAQLEENLGASGWALDAAQLARLDEASAVPLPYPYDFIANASRERQ
- a CDS encoding zinc-binding dehydrogenase → MAARAKAAVLKDFGQPLAIRELDVPELVPGAALVRVIHGGICGTDVHLAGGHLTIPTPLVLGHEGVGEVVALGEGLTHDALGNPLHPGDRVGWASSIACGRCYWCLTLQERTLCPQRRIYGINQPADRWPGLSGSWAELTYLQPGSTLVRIPPDVTPADVISLGCAGPTVVHGLLHVTGVALGEVVVVQGSGPVGMAAAMFAHLAGASKVILVGGPAGRLELARQLGVGDVHVNIFEVTDPAERVRRVLAETEQGRGADVVVECVGLPEAVAEGLQMVRASGRYLVLGHYTDHGTVPINPHWITRKQLKVLGSWGLSEAHYVEYVRSLQQLRRRFDLSRLVRPYPLEAVNQALEDVRKAAVMKAALQVG
- a CDS encoding VOC family protein is translated as MANHVIVHVELSSTNLADSQAFYRALFGWKTQPWGSDYALFTPPSGPGGGFNPVGGRWKPGDVVVYVSTDDIPGTLARVKALGGKTVVPETEIPDVGWYALFHDPSGNVLGLFKAKGGAERPSEGSG
- a CDS encoding SagB/ThcOx family dehydrogenase, translated to MSLETVLARRRSVREFRDEAIPVEALSQLLWAAYGVVDPSEGRHTVPSAGATFPLEIVAVAGKVTGIPAGSYRYRPASHALEPLRSGDIRAQLARAALAQEFVAAASATLVVAAVPERTTERYGRRGVRYVFMEAGHACQNVYLQAEALGLGTVAVGAFDDEAVRRILGIPEEPLYILPIGRPATGA
- a CDS encoding GNAT family N-acetyltransferase; this encodes MALRGVTIRPVQEADFRELTVLVREFHEFHVRAVPDHLKYATEAEHEAALREGLKSILGNGRARLLVACVDGHVVGFVEAYVHETEPSPFVVQRRWGLVQSLMVLPAFRGMGIGTLLMEHAHRWLREQAATEVRVDVWEFEDGPLGFYERLGYRTLRRTLVRGL